The window TGCGGCAGGGTCATGATAAAAACCTTAATTTCATCTCGCACCCGGCGGTAATGGGCCAGGGCCTCTTCCTCGTTTTCAGCATCGACTGCCAGTTTGGGCGGGTCGTCGAAGCCCACGTGGATTTTTTGGCCCGGAAAGAAGGGGCAGGTCTCGTTGGCATGGCCGCAGAGGGTGATGACCCAGTCGAATACCGACTCCGGCAGATCTTCAAGTGTCTTGGATTGCTGTCCGGAGATGTCAACTCCCGCCTCAGCCATAATCTTTACCGCCAGAGGATTAAGTCCGTGTTTTTCGATGCCGGCAGAATAGGCCTTGATGACGTCGCCCTTGAGGTGCCTGGCCCAGCCTTCCGCGATTTGACTGCGGCATGAGTTGCCGGTACAGAGAAAAAGGATTTTTAGTTTTTTCATTG is drawn from Desulfobulbaceae bacterium and contains these coding sequences:
- a CDS encoding arsenate reductase ArsC, coding for MKKLKILFLCTGNSCRSQIAEGWARHLKGDVIKAYSAGIEKHGLNPLAVKIMAEAGVDISGQQSKTLEDLPESVFDWVITLCGHANETCPFFPGQKIHVGFDDPPKLAVDAENEEEALAHYRRVRDEIKVFIMTLPQSLQAIIRFSALQSIFLFVFFTRRYSVRHLSRSSGLVVSCNRYNVYD